One Paroedura picta isolate Pp20150507F chromosome 3, Ppicta_v3.0, whole genome shotgun sequence genomic window carries:
- the TEFM gene encoding transcription elongation factor, mitochondrial: MSFRGLVGLLQRGRKGFLRPSQLYLLWCPKSTSAEQQGQADSSVPENTREPKQSLDDLYTSEQKSAVLQQLNLATVEELSAVKPLQGRKSVNVVEYRNKHGPYQDLQSLLEVPFFRHQTVIKVCDLILKLLAEGEKKKRKTVSLMKYIKPEIGSEKLKSANSIVSIVFSTHKIAWAHINRHFTVHDWQQHECTMFMKGTYVPSVYLEEISSVVSRLPEADFYVLEKNGLSALNTNLFPVLLHLRTVEAMLYALLHKTFAQEGQDKVLSVPRILVGKHFGLMMGDTRTSGIYLVKQLLLECATLAQPRVDFPRERVASCISLLSANKPQREEELSDSLLQAVAFYEMLTSNDST, translated from the exons ATGAGTTTCAGAGGGCTTGTCGGTCTCCTGCAGAGAG ggagAAAAGGTTTTCTCCGGCCGTCTCAGCTGTATCTTCTGTGGTGTCCGAAGTCAACATCTGCTGAACAGCAGGGCCAAGCTGATTCATCTGTTCCTGAGAACACGAGGGAACCTAAACAATCTCTGGATGATTTGTATACCTCTGAGCAGAAGTCTGCTGTTTTACAGCAACTCAATCTGGCAACGGTGGAAGAACTTTCTGCTGTGAAACCCTTGCAAGGGAGAAAGTCTGTTAATGTAGTAGAGTACAGAAATAAGCATGGGCCATATCAGGATTTACAGAGTTTACTGGAAGTACCTTTCTTTCGACATCAAACAGTTATTAAAGTGTGTGACTTAATTCTTAAGCTCCTTGCAGAAggtgaaaagaaaaagaggaaaactgTATCCTTGATGAAATATATCAAGCCAGAAATAGGAAGCGAGAAATTGAAG AGTGCCAACAGCATAGTATCCATTGTGTTCAGCACACACAAAATTGCATGGGCTCACATTAACAGACACTTCACTGTTCATGACTGGCAACAGCATGAGTGTACAATGTTTATGAAAGGAACCTATGTGCCATCAGTCTATCTGGAAGAG ATTTCTTCTGTAGTATCCAGACTTCCTGAAGCAGATTTTTatgttttggaaaaaaatggaCTTTCTGCTTTGAATACAAATCTGTTTCCAGTGCTGTTGCATCTTCGTACAGTGGAAGCTATGCTGTACGCATTGTTACATAAAACATTTGCACAAGAGGGCCAGGATAAAGTACTAAGTGTGCCCCGAATTTTGGTAGGGAAACACTTTGGGTTGATGATGGGAGACACACGGACTAGTGGAATTTATCTTGTAAAACAGCTTCTTTTAGAATGTGCTACACTAGCTCAGCCTCGTGTGGATTTTCCAAGAGAGAGAGTGGCCAGTTGCATAAGCCTGTTGTCTGCAAACAAGCCACAGCGAGAAGAGGAACTGAGTGATTCATTGCTGCAAGCAGTAGCTTTTTATGAGATGTTAACATCAAATGATAGCACTTAA
- the RNF135 gene encoding E3 ubiquitin-protein ligase RNF135 isoform X4, whose protein sequence is MATAADPLKNLQDELTCCLCLEYFKHPVSVGKCFHTFCKECITKHCKKKKNMITCPVCRQNFCQNDLVENRSLANITEILQQIKESPRPWGREPENCLLLEFFCRDDEEASGSQNLKLSSGCLLRQLKNELKVNEIPAQVTMVCDAIFNMGKDRAELKDYVSRIKTSVTEDFTVMKKHINEKEQMVLDVLDQECRVAEQNMDALVQLLTARADKLLELQNNSEELLKHVSPEQEAYVDSSTAVDEVPLDVQKINSLADAVKKLRKSLEIPLLGNYPKQMLQAQPRATGRETSGCSASMEVDRSSSMLMIPSQFSPWATAVTFDPERINYNLVLAQDKRRVTVSSYPCKYERSPKRFRVSQVLGSPSFSEGCHYWEVSTKDSTGWAVGVAVREIGNHDQLGRNELSWCIEWSNQKLSAWHKGQETQISKEKPQRVGTFLQIPENRLSFYSCSDKETCLHKFEIKTDSPMYPAFWIYGMHVGEFLTIYNVERS, encoded by the exons ATGGCTACTGCAGCTGatcctttaaaaaatctgcaaGACGAACTGACCTGTTGCCTTTGCCTGGAATATTTTAAACATCCTGTGTCCGTTGGAAAATGCTTCCACACCTTCTGCAAAGAATGCATCACAAAACattgcaagaagaaaaaaaacatgatcACTTGTCCTGTGTGCAGACAGAACTTTTGTCAGAATGATTTGGTGGAAAACAGATCACTGGCCAATATCACTGAAATTCTCCAGCAGATTAAGGAGAGCCCAAGACCATGGGGAAGGGAGCCTGAAAACTGTCTGCTGCTGGAATTCTTCTGCAGAGATGATGAAGAAGCCAGTGGATCCCAGAATCTGAAGCTGTCATCTGGATGCCTTCTGAGGCAGCTCAAG AATGAGTTGAAAGTAAACGAAATCCCTGCACAAGTCACCATGGTATGCGATGCAATCTTCAACATGGGGAAGGACAGGGCTGAACTGAAG GATTATGTATCTCGGATCAAAACCTCAGTTACAGAAGACTTCACTGTCATGAAGAAGCACATTAATGAGAAGGAGCAAATGGTGCTGGATGTTCTTGACCAAGAGTGTAGAGTGGCTGAACAAAACATGGATGCACTGGTACAACTACTGACAGCAAGAGCTGACAAGCTTTTAGAGTTGCAAAATAACTCTGAAGAACTGCTGAAG cACGTCTCACCAGAACAAGAAGCTTATGTGGATTCTTCTACTGCAGTTGATGAAGTTCCACTGGATGTGCAGAAGATTAATAGTCTTGCAGATGctgtaaaaaagctgagaaaatcaCTGGAAATTCCATTGCTGGGGAACTATCCCAAGCAGATGTTACAAG CCCAGCCTCGAGCTACAGGTCGGGAGACTAGTGGCTGTTCTGCATCAATGGAAGTTGACAGAAGCAGTTCAATGCTAATGATTCCAAGTCAGTTTTCACCCT GGGCCACTGCGGTGACATTTGATCCTGAGAGAATCAATTACAACCTGGTACTCGCACAAGATAAAAGGAGAGTGACTGTATCCTCGTATCCATGTAAATATGAACGCTCCCCAAAGAGGTTCCGCGTCAGCCAGGTGCTGGGCTCTCCTAGCTTCTCTGAAGGGTGCCATTACTGGGAAGTGAGCACCAAAGACAGTACAGGGTGGGCCGTTGGTGTGGCTGTCAGAGAAATTGGTAATCATGATCAGCTAGGGAGAAATGAGCTCTCCTGGTGCATAGAATGGTCCAATCAAAAACTCTCTGCATGGCACAAGGGACAAGAAACTCAGATTAGCAAAGAGAAACCTCAGCGGGTTGGCACCTTTCTCCAAATTCCCGAAAACCGTTTGTCATTTTATTCTTGCTCTGATAAGGAAACTTGCTTACATAAGTTTGAAATCAAAACAGACAGTCCCATGTACCCAGCATTTTGGATTTATGGTATGCATGTCGGTGAATTTTTAACTATATACAATGTCGAGAGGAGCTAG
- the RNF135 gene encoding E3 ubiquitin-protein ligase RNF135 isoform X2, producing the protein MAWSSGGERVAVWLSGDDLRCAICLELLSRPATLPCGHSFCLGCLRQWAEAREGRGRRCPNCQRAFFKRLPDRNVLLELLLEKYWRASSGAATPRARPPSASESPTQVQNELKVNEIPAQVTMVCDAIFNMGKDRAELKDYVSRIKTSVTEDFTVMKKHINEKEQMVLDVLDQECRVAEQNMDALVQLLTARADKLLELQNNSEELLKHVSPEQEAYVDSSTAVDEVPLDVQKINSLADAVKKLRKSLEIPLLGNYPKQMLQEPSRVRSTNTLMEVEECAVASSSNSSQPRATGRETSGCSASMEVDRSSSMLMIPSQFSPWATAVTFDPERINYNLVLAQDKRRVTVSSYPCKYERSPKRFRVSQVLGSPSFSEGCHYWEVSTKDSTGWAVGVAVREIGNHDQLGRNELSWCIEWSNQKLSAWHKGQETQISKEKPQRVGTFLQIPENRLSFYSCSDKETCLHKFEIKTDSPMYPAFWIYGMHVGEFLTIYNVERS; encoded by the exons ATGGCGTGGTCGTCGGGAGGCGAGCGCGTGGCGGTGTGGCTGAGCGGCGACGACCTGCGCTGCGCCATCTGCCTGGAGCTGCTGAGCCGGCCGGCCACGCTGCCCTGCGGCCACAGCTTCTGCCTGGGCTGCCTGCGCCAGTGGGCCGAGGCGCGGGAGGGCCGCGGCCGGAGGTGCCCCAACTGCCAGCGCGCCTTCTTCAAGCGCCTGCCCGACCGCAACGTCTtgctggagctgctgctggagaAATACTGGCGCGCCTCCTCCGGCGCCGCGACGCCCCGCGCACGGCCGCCCTCCGCCAGCGAGAGTCCGACGCAGGTGCAG AATGAGTTGAAAGTAAACGAAATCCCTGCACAAGTCACCATGGTATGCGATGCAATCTTCAACATGGGGAAGGACAGGGCTGAACTGAAG GATTATGTATCTCGGATCAAAACCTCAGTTACAGAAGACTTCACTGTCATGAAGAAGCACATTAATGAGAAGGAGCAAATGGTGCTGGATGTTCTTGACCAAGAGTGTAGAGTGGCTGAACAAAACATGGATGCACTGGTACAACTACTGACAGCAAGAGCTGACAAGCTTTTAGAGTTGCAAAATAACTCTGAAGAACTGCTGAAG cACGTCTCACCAGAACAAGAAGCTTATGTGGATTCTTCTACTGCAGTTGATGAAGTTCCACTGGATGTGCAGAAGATTAATAGTCTTGCAGATGctgtaaaaaagctgagaaaatcaCTGGAAATTCCATTGCTGGGGAACTATCCCAAGCAGATGTTACAAG AGCCTTCAAGAGTCAGGAGCACCAATACCTTGATGGAAGTAGAAGAATGCGCAGTCGCCTCCTCCAGCAATTCTT CCCAGCCTCGAGCTACAGGTCGGGAGACTAGTGGCTGTTCTGCATCAATGGAAGTTGACAGAAGCAGTTCAATGCTAATGATTCCAAGTCAGTTTTCACCCT GGGCCACTGCGGTGACATTTGATCCTGAGAGAATCAATTACAACCTGGTACTCGCACAAGATAAAAGGAGAGTGACTGTATCCTCGTATCCATGTAAATATGAACGCTCCCCAAAGAGGTTCCGCGTCAGCCAGGTGCTGGGCTCTCCTAGCTTCTCTGAAGGGTGCCATTACTGGGAAGTGAGCACCAAAGACAGTACAGGGTGGGCCGTTGGTGTGGCTGTCAGAGAAATTGGTAATCATGATCAGCTAGGGAGAAATGAGCTCTCCTGGTGCATAGAATGGTCCAATCAAAAACTCTCTGCATGGCACAAGGGACAAGAAACTCAGATTAGCAAAGAGAAACCTCAGCGGGTTGGCACCTTTCTCCAAATTCCCGAAAACCGTTTGTCATTTTATTCTTGCTCTGATAAGGAAACTTGCTTACATAAGTTTGAAATCAAAACAGACAGTCCCATGTACCCAGCATTTTGGATTTATGGTATGCATGTCGGTGAATTTTTAACTATATACAATGTCGAGAGGAGCTAG
- the RNF135 gene encoding E3 ubiquitin-protein ligase RNF135 isoform X3, translating to MAWSSGGERVAVWLSGDDLRCAICLELLSRPATLPCGHSFCLGCLRQWAEAREGRGRRCPNCQRAFFKRLPDRNVLLELLLEKYWRASSGAATPRARPPSASESPTQNELKVNEIPAQVTMVCDAIFNMGKDRAELKDYVSRIKTSVTEDFTVMKKHINEKEQMVLDVLDQECRVAEQNMDALVQLLTARADKLLELQNNSEELLKHVSPEQEAYVDSSTAVDEVPLDVQKINSLADAVKKLRKSLEIPLLGNYPKQMLQEPSRVRSTNTLMEVEECAVASSSNSSQPRATGRETSGCSASMEVDRSSSMLMIPSQFSPWATAVTFDPERINYNLVLAQDKRRVTVSSYPCKYERSPKRFRVSQVLGSPSFSEGCHYWEVSTKDSTGWAVGVAVREIGNHDQLGRNELSWCIEWSNQKLSAWHKGQETQISKEKPQRVGTFLQIPENRLSFYSCSDKETCLHKFEIKTDSPMYPAFWIYGMHVGEFLTIYNVERS from the exons ATGGCGTGGTCGTCGGGAGGCGAGCGCGTGGCGGTGTGGCTGAGCGGCGACGACCTGCGCTGCGCCATCTGCCTGGAGCTGCTGAGCCGGCCGGCCACGCTGCCCTGCGGCCACAGCTTCTGCCTGGGCTGCCTGCGCCAGTGGGCCGAGGCGCGGGAGGGCCGCGGCCGGAGGTGCCCCAACTGCCAGCGCGCCTTCTTCAAGCGCCTGCCCGACCGCAACGTCTtgctggagctgctgctggagaAATACTGGCGCGCCTCCTCCGGCGCCGCGACGCCCCGCGCACGGCCGCCCTCCGCCAGCGAGAGTCCGACGCAG AATGAGTTGAAAGTAAACGAAATCCCTGCACAAGTCACCATGGTATGCGATGCAATCTTCAACATGGGGAAGGACAGGGCTGAACTGAAG GATTATGTATCTCGGATCAAAACCTCAGTTACAGAAGACTTCACTGTCATGAAGAAGCACATTAATGAGAAGGAGCAAATGGTGCTGGATGTTCTTGACCAAGAGTGTAGAGTGGCTGAACAAAACATGGATGCACTGGTACAACTACTGACAGCAAGAGCTGACAAGCTTTTAGAGTTGCAAAATAACTCTGAAGAACTGCTGAAG cACGTCTCACCAGAACAAGAAGCTTATGTGGATTCTTCTACTGCAGTTGATGAAGTTCCACTGGATGTGCAGAAGATTAATAGTCTTGCAGATGctgtaaaaaagctgagaaaatcaCTGGAAATTCCATTGCTGGGGAACTATCCCAAGCAGATGTTACAAG AGCCTTCAAGAGTCAGGAGCACCAATACCTTGATGGAAGTAGAAGAATGCGCAGTCGCCTCCTCCAGCAATTCTT CCCAGCCTCGAGCTACAGGTCGGGAGACTAGTGGCTGTTCTGCATCAATGGAAGTTGACAGAAGCAGTTCAATGCTAATGATTCCAAGTCAGTTTTCACCCT GGGCCACTGCGGTGACATTTGATCCTGAGAGAATCAATTACAACCTGGTACTCGCACAAGATAAAAGGAGAGTGACTGTATCCTCGTATCCATGTAAATATGAACGCTCCCCAAAGAGGTTCCGCGTCAGCCAGGTGCTGGGCTCTCCTAGCTTCTCTGAAGGGTGCCATTACTGGGAAGTGAGCACCAAAGACAGTACAGGGTGGGCCGTTGGTGTGGCTGTCAGAGAAATTGGTAATCATGATCAGCTAGGGAGAAATGAGCTCTCCTGGTGCATAGAATGGTCCAATCAAAAACTCTCTGCATGGCACAAGGGACAAGAAACTCAGATTAGCAAAGAGAAACCTCAGCGGGTTGGCACCTTTCTCCAAATTCCCGAAAACCGTTTGTCATTTTATTCTTGCTCTGATAAGGAAACTTGCTTACATAAGTTTGAAATCAAAACAGACAGTCCCATGTACCCAGCATTTTGGATTTATGGTATGCATGTCGGTGAATTTTTAACTATATACAATGTCGAGAGGAGCTAG
- the RNF135 gene encoding E3 ubiquitin-protein ligase RNF135 isoform X1 — protein MATAADPLKNLQDELTCCLCLEYFKHPVSVGKCFHTFCKECITKHCKKKKNMITCPVCRQNFCQNDLVENRSLANITEILQQIKESPRPWGREPENCLLLEFFCRDDEEASGSQNLKLSSGCLLRQLKNELKVNEIPAQVTMVCDAIFNMGKDRAELKDYVSRIKTSVTEDFTVMKKHINEKEQMVLDVLDQECRVAEQNMDALVQLLTARADKLLELQNNSEELLKHVSPEQEAYVDSSTAVDEVPLDVQKINSLADAVKKLRKSLEIPLLGNYPKQMLQEPSRVRSTNTLMEVEECAVASSSNSSQPRATGRETSGCSASMEVDRSSSMLMIPSQFSPWATAVTFDPERINYNLVLAQDKRRVTVSSYPCKYERSPKRFRVSQVLGSPSFSEGCHYWEVSTKDSTGWAVGVAVREIGNHDQLGRNELSWCIEWSNQKLSAWHKGQETQISKEKPQRVGTFLQIPENRLSFYSCSDKETCLHKFEIKTDSPMYPAFWIYGMHVGEFLTIYNVERS, from the exons ATGGCTACTGCAGCTGatcctttaaaaaatctgcaaGACGAACTGACCTGTTGCCTTTGCCTGGAATATTTTAAACATCCTGTGTCCGTTGGAAAATGCTTCCACACCTTCTGCAAAGAATGCATCACAAAACattgcaagaagaaaaaaaacatgatcACTTGTCCTGTGTGCAGACAGAACTTTTGTCAGAATGATTTGGTGGAAAACAGATCACTGGCCAATATCACTGAAATTCTCCAGCAGATTAAGGAGAGCCCAAGACCATGGGGAAGGGAGCCTGAAAACTGTCTGCTGCTGGAATTCTTCTGCAGAGATGATGAAGAAGCCAGTGGATCCCAGAATCTGAAGCTGTCATCTGGATGCCTTCTGAGGCAGCTCAAG AATGAGTTGAAAGTAAACGAAATCCCTGCACAAGTCACCATGGTATGCGATGCAATCTTCAACATGGGGAAGGACAGGGCTGAACTGAAG GATTATGTATCTCGGATCAAAACCTCAGTTACAGAAGACTTCACTGTCATGAAGAAGCACATTAATGAGAAGGAGCAAATGGTGCTGGATGTTCTTGACCAAGAGTGTAGAGTGGCTGAACAAAACATGGATGCACTGGTACAACTACTGACAGCAAGAGCTGACAAGCTTTTAGAGTTGCAAAATAACTCTGAAGAACTGCTGAAG cACGTCTCACCAGAACAAGAAGCTTATGTGGATTCTTCTACTGCAGTTGATGAAGTTCCACTGGATGTGCAGAAGATTAATAGTCTTGCAGATGctgtaaaaaagctgagaaaatcaCTGGAAATTCCATTGCTGGGGAACTATCCCAAGCAGATGTTACAAG AGCCTTCAAGAGTCAGGAGCACCAATACCTTGATGGAAGTAGAAGAATGCGCAGTCGCCTCCTCCAGCAATTCTT CCCAGCCTCGAGCTACAGGTCGGGAGACTAGTGGCTGTTCTGCATCAATGGAAGTTGACAGAAGCAGTTCAATGCTAATGATTCCAAGTCAGTTTTCACCCT GGGCCACTGCGGTGACATTTGATCCTGAGAGAATCAATTACAACCTGGTACTCGCACAAGATAAAAGGAGAGTGACTGTATCCTCGTATCCATGTAAATATGAACGCTCCCCAAAGAGGTTCCGCGTCAGCCAGGTGCTGGGCTCTCCTAGCTTCTCTGAAGGGTGCCATTACTGGGAAGTGAGCACCAAAGACAGTACAGGGTGGGCCGTTGGTGTGGCTGTCAGAGAAATTGGTAATCATGATCAGCTAGGGAGAAATGAGCTCTCCTGGTGCATAGAATGGTCCAATCAAAAACTCTCTGCATGGCACAAGGGACAAGAAACTCAGATTAGCAAAGAGAAACCTCAGCGGGTTGGCACCTTTCTCCAAATTCCCGAAAACCGTTTGTCATTTTATTCTTGCTCTGATAAGGAAACTTGCTTACATAAGTTTGAAATCAAAACAGACAGTCCCATGTACCCAGCATTTTGGATTTATGGTATGCATGTCGGTGAATTTTTAACTATATACAATGTCGAGAGGAGCTAG